Proteins from one Gibbsiella quercinecans genomic window:
- the rplX gene encoding 50S ribosomal protein L24: MAAKIRRDDEVIVLTGKDKGKRGKVKNVLSSGKVIVEGINLVKKHQKPVPALNQPGGIVEKETAIQVSNVAIFNTATGKADRVGFRFEDGKKVRFFKSNSETIK; encoded by the coding sequence ATGGCAGCGAAAATCCGTCGTGATGACGAAGTTATCGTGCTTACCGGGAAAGATAAAGGTAAACGCGGTAAAGTAAAAAATGTCCTGTCTTCTGGTAAGGTCATTGTTGAAGGTATCAACCTGGTTAAAAAACATCAGAAGCCTGTTCCGGCCCTGAACCAACCAGGCGGCATCGTTGAAAAAGAAACTGCAATTCAGGTTTCTAACGTTGCTATCTTCAACACGGCAACCGGTAAGGCTGACCGTGTAGGCTTTAGATTCGAAGACGGCAAAAAAGTCCGTTTCTTCAAGTCTAACAGCGAAACTATCAAGTAA